AGGTGTATCATCAATGTTGATTACATTGAGTGAGACTTTCAACTCATCACCGATTTCCACGAATAGGCGAGCATCAAACATATGTGGCCAGATATCATGAGTTTCTTCACTAGGAAACAGTGCCAGTTCTAGGATCACACCATTGTCATTCTCACGGTGTTCGACCAGTTCCCACTCAGTGGTACGAGCAAAGCCGTGAGCAGGAGCTGCGATACGACCAAACCAAGGCCAGCACACTGGGATACCACCACGTAGGGCAGTTTCACCATCAAATTTTGCTTGCGTACTCATCCAGATCAGATCATCTTGACCTGCTGGCGTGTAAGAAACGACGTGGCCACCATGCAGGGCAACCGCTGCTGTCGCTTTATCGTGCATCACTCGAACCATTTTTACTTGGTCTTTTTCTACGATAGTGACGCAATCCGAAAGTACGGTAAGGGTAGGAAGTGTTGTGAGATCCATACCAACTCCTAGATATTTTATTTTTGCAGAATTAAGAATACAAAAAAGGCGACTCGAGAGTCGCCTTTTATCTAAATCTTTAAACGAAATTCTTCGCTAAAAGCTTACATTACTTAGAGATGTGAGCGATTAGGTCTAGAACTTTGTTTGAGTAACCGATTTCGTTGTCGTACCAAGATACAACTTTAACGAAGTTGTCAGTTAGAGCGATACCAGCTTTAGCA
This portion of the Vibrio sp. SCSIO 43136 genome encodes:
- a CDS encoding D-hexose-6-phosphate mutarotase, whose amino-acid sequence is MDLTTLPTLTVLSDCVTIVEKDQVKMVRVMHDKATAAVALHGGHVVSYTPAGQDDLIWMSTQAKFDGETALRGGIPVCWPWFGRIAAPAHGFARTTEWELVEHRENDNGVILELALFPSEETHDIWPHMFDARLFVEIGDELKVSLNVINIDDTPWTFSGALHTYLNIADITATKTTGMGLEYIDSLQAAKICQGGEELVLTDTIDRVYTQPEALIQVNDSKRTISVENQGHNSAVLWNPWAEGAAGMGDMQDDGYKTMLCVESTVHAPTIEAGITLQPGERHQLSTVISAK